Proteins from a single region of Artemia franciscana chromosome 2, ASM3288406v1, whole genome shotgun sequence:
- the LOC136043897 gene encoding endocuticle structural glycoprotein SgAbd-5-like — MKAVCAILALCIAAAAAQNAAEPVPILRFNNELGEQLGQYNFEFESADGVVREEKGEQIPTSDTEGEFGAYKEGVITYKSPEGKTVTLRFVAGPNGYEPKLKISS, encoded by the exons ATGAAAGCA GTCTGTGCCATTCTCGCTCTTTGCATTGCTGCTGCCGCTGCACAAAATGCTGCAGAACCGGTACCAATCCTGAGATTTAATAACGAACTGGGAGAGCAGCTTGGCCAGTACAACTTCGA atttgagAGCGCAGATGGCGTTGTTCGTGAGGAAAAAGGAGAGCAAATTCCAACAAGCGACACCGAAGGCGAATTTGGTGCTTACAAAGAGGGCGTAATTACATACAAATCGCCAGAAGGCAAAACAGTCACTTTGCGATTCGTTGCAGGACCTAACGGCTACgaaccaaaactcaaaatttcttcATAA